The following are encoded together in the Coregonus clupeaformis isolate EN_2021a chromosome 24, ASM2061545v1, whole genome shotgun sequence genome:
- the LOC121538033 gene encoding diacylglycerol kinase alpha isoform X2: MSAPTDPEVKELNPVDFIQLQQYIDYCRLRVKDVLREFDADGRLAQHRHGECINEEGFRLFLKSYLEVEDFPKDLCQRLFRSFQSGTQLDGQDNAKVFLKDVSCYFSLLEDGQPRDKLEFAFKLYDRDGNGVLDSSEVDRIIAQMMHAADYLGWDVSELRPVLKDMMTAIDADSSDTVSLDEWVEGGMNNVPLLVLLGLKMTQKDGQHLWRMKHFNKPVYCNVCQSMLLGLRKQGLCCTCCKYTVHGRCANRNPAPCTRTYVKSKKDTGVPTHDWVSGNCDSGKCDKCQKKIKSYHGLTGKHCVWCHSMRHDDCASQEPSDCNCGTLRDHILPPWAIYPVMKEKQNSMKNGSSSSADNSDHNTTPDGKVLQINPVPDTHPLLVFVNPKSGGKQGERVLRKFQYLLNPRQVYNLSNGGPGAGLCFFRNLKDYRILVCGGDGTVGWILDAIEKANLQVRPPVAVLPLGTGNDLARCLRWGGGYDGTDLCRILKEIEGSTPVLMDRWNVEVILEDPEEMGDPVPYEIINNYFSIGVDASIAHRFHTLREKHPQKFNSRMKNKLWYFEFATSETISASCKKLNECLTIECCGTPLDLSGLSMEGIAVLNIPSMHGGSNLWGEAKKSECKCLMNPQEMPEVIVDYEVLKVSGQDLSDRRLEVVGLEGAMEMGQIYTGFKSAIRLAKTSQITIRTKKPLPMQIDGEPWMQPPCMIHITHKNQANMLMAPQGRSSFFSSK, translated from the exons ATGTCCGCCCCCACAGACCCAGAGGTGAAGGAGCTGAACCCAGTCGACTTCATCCAGCTACAGCAGTACATTGACT ACTGCAGGCTGAGGGTTAAAGATGTGCTGAGGGAATTTGATGCGGATGGCAGGCTGGCCCAGCACAGacatggagag TGTATCAATGAGGAAGGCTTCCGTCTCTTCCTGAAGAGCTATTTGGAGGTTGAGGACTTCCCTAAGGATCTCTGCCAGCGCCTGTTCCGATCCTTCCAGAGCGGAACCCAACTGGACGGGCAGGACAACGCTA AAGTCTTTCTGAAGGACGTTTCTTGTTACTTCTCCCTGTTGGAGGATGGCCAGCCCAGAGACAAGCTGGAGT TTGCTTTCAAACTGTATGACAGAGATGGCAATGGAGTCCTTGACAGCTCT GAGGTGGACCGGATCATTGCTCAGATGATGCACGCTGCAGATTACCTGGGCTGGGATGTGTCTGAGCTGAGACCA GTGCTGAAGGACATGATGACGGCCATCGACGCAGACAGCAGTGACACAGTCTCTCTGGATGAATGGGTGGAGGGAGGAATGAACAACGTCCCTCTGCTGGTATTACTGGGGCTGAAG ATGACTCAGAAGGATGGGCAGCACCTATGGAGGATGAAACATTTCAACAAACCTGTCTACTGCAACGTGTGTCAGAGCATGCTGCTAGGACTGAGGAAACAGGGTCTTTGCTGCACCT GTTGTAAATACACGGTCCATGGACGCTGTGCCAACAGAAACCCAGCTCCCTGTACCAGGACCTATGTCAAGTCTAAGAAAGACACGGGG GTTCCAACCCATGACTGGGTCAGTGGGAACTGTGACTCTGGGAAGTGTGACAAGTGTCAGAAGAAGATCAAGAGTTATCACGGGCTGACGGGCAAACACTGTGTCTGGTGCCACTCCATG CGCCATGATGACTGTGCCTCCCAGGAGCCCTCTGACTGTAACTGTGGAACTCTCAGAGACCATATCCTCCCCCCCTGGGCCATCTACCCTGTTATGAAG GAGAAGCAAAACAGCATGAAGAACGGCTCCTCGAGCTCAGCCGACAACAGTGACCACAACACCACTCCTGACGGAAAGGTGCTTCAG ATTAATCCGGTCCCAGACACTCATCCTCTTTTAGTGTTTGTGAACCCTAAAAGTGGAGGGAAGCAGGGAGAAAG agTTCTGCGTAAATTTCAGTATTTGCTGAATCCACGGCAGGTGTATAACCTCTCCAATGGTGGACCAGGAGCAGG GCTGTGCTTCTTCAGAAATCTGAAGGATTACAGGATCTTGGTTTGCGGAGGCGACGGCACTGTGGGCTGGATACTTGATGCCATAG AAAAAGCCAATCTTCAAGTGCGGCCACCTGTGGCTGTGTTACCCCTGGGCACAGGAAATGACCTCGCACGTTGTCTTAGATGGGGAGGAG GTTATGATGGAACGGATCTGTGTCGGATCCTGAAGGAGATCGAGGGCAGCACCCCAGTGCTGATGGACCGCTGGAATGTAGAGGTGATCCTAGAGGACCCCGAGGAGATGGGAGACCCTGTGCCTTATGAGATCATCAACAACTACTTCTCCATCGGAGTG GATGCCTCTATTGCCCACCGGTTTCATACGCTGAGAGAGAAACACCCCCAGAAATTCAACAGCAG AATGAAGAACAAGTTGTGGTACTTTGAGTTTGCCACCTCTGAGACCATCTCTGCTTCATGCAAGAAACTGAATGAATGTCTTACAATTGAG TGCTGCGGCACCCCATTGGACCTGAGTGGCCTTTCTATGGAGGGGATCGCTGTCCTCAACATTCCCAGCATGCACGGTGGATCCAACCTGTGGGGAGAAGCCAAGAAGAGTGAATGCAAGTGCTTGATGAATCCTCAGGAAATGCCTGAGGTTATTGTCGACTATGAAGTCCTGAAAGTCAGCGGACAAG ACCTCAGTGACCGGCGTTTGGAAGTGGTTGGCCTAGAAGGGGCCATGGAGATGGGGCAGATATATACGGGATTTAAGAGTGCTATAAGACTAGCAAAAACCTCACAGATTACAATCAG
- the LOC121538033 gene encoding diacylglycerol kinase alpha isoform X1, whose product MSAPTDPEVKELNPVDFIQLQQYIDYCRLRVKDVLREFDADGRLAQHRHGECINEEGFRLFLKSYLEVEDFPKDLCQRLFRSFQSGTQLDGQDNAKEVFLKDVSCYFSLLEDGQPRDKLEFAFKLYDRDGNGVLDSSEVDRIIAQMMHAADYLGWDVSELRPVLKDMMTAIDADSSDTVSLDEWVEGGMNNVPLLVLLGLKMTQKDGQHLWRMKHFNKPVYCNVCQSMLLGLRKQGLCCTCCKYTVHGRCANRNPAPCTRTYVKSKKDTGVPTHDWVSGNCDSGKCDKCQKKIKSYHGLTGKHCVWCHSMRHDDCASQEPSDCNCGTLRDHILPPWAIYPVMKEKQNSMKNGSSSSADNSDHNTTPDGKVLQINPVPDTHPLLVFVNPKSGGKQGERVLRKFQYLLNPRQVYNLSNGGPGAGLCFFRNLKDYRILVCGGDGTVGWILDAIEKANLQVRPPVAVLPLGTGNDLARCLRWGGGYDGTDLCRILKEIEGSTPVLMDRWNVEVILEDPEEMGDPVPYEIINNYFSIGVDASIAHRFHTLREKHPQKFNSRMKNKLWYFEFATSETISASCKKLNECLTIECCGTPLDLSGLSMEGIAVLNIPSMHGGSNLWGEAKKSECKCLMNPQEMPEVIVDYEVLKVSGQDLSDRRLEVVGLEGAMEMGQIYTGFKSAIRLAKTSQITIRTKKPLPMQIDGEPWMQPPCMIHITHKNQANMLMAPQGRSSFFSSK is encoded by the exons ATGTCCGCCCCCACAGACCCAGAGGTGAAGGAGCTGAACCCAGTCGACTTCATCCAGCTACAGCAGTACATTGACT ACTGCAGGCTGAGGGTTAAAGATGTGCTGAGGGAATTTGATGCGGATGGCAGGCTGGCCCAGCACAGacatggagag TGTATCAATGAGGAAGGCTTCCGTCTCTTCCTGAAGAGCTATTTGGAGGTTGAGGACTTCCCTAAGGATCTCTGCCAGCGCCTGTTCCGATCCTTCCAGAGCGGAACCCAACTGGACGGGCAGGACAACGCTA AAGAAGTCTTTCTGAAGGACGTTTCTTGTTACTTCTCCCTGTTGGAGGATGGCCAGCCCAGAGACAAGCTGGAGT TTGCTTTCAAACTGTATGACAGAGATGGCAATGGAGTCCTTGACAGCTCT GAGGTGGACCGGATCATTGCTCAGATGATGCACGCTGCAGATTACCTGGGCTGGGATGTGTCTGAGCTGAGACCA GTGCTGAAGGACATGATGACGGCCATCGACGCAGACAGCAGTGACACAGTCTCTCTGGATGAATGGGTGGAGGGAGGAATGAACAACGTCCCTCTGCTGGTATTACTGGGGCTGAAG ATGACTCAGAAGGATGGGCAGCACCTATGGAGGATGAAACATTTCAACAAACCTGTCTACTGCAACGTGTGTCAGAGCATGCTGCTAGGACTGAGGAAACAGGGTCTTTGCTGCACCT GTTGTAAATACACGGTCCATGGACGCTGTGCCAACAGAAACCCAGCTCCCTGTACCAGGACCTATGTCAAGTCTAAGAAAGACACGGGG GTTCCAACCCATGACTGGGTCAGTGGGAACTGTGACTCTGGGAAGTGTGACAAGTGTCAGAAGAAGATCAAGAGTTATCACGGGCTGACGGGCAAACACTGTGTCTGGTGCCACTCCATG CGCCATGATGACTGTGCCTCCCAGGAGCCCTCTGACTGTAACTGTGGAACTCTCAGAGACCATATCCTCCCCCCCTGGGCCATCTACCCTGTTATGAAG GAGAAGCAAAACAGCATGAAGAACGGCTCCTCGAGCTCAGCCGACAACAGTGACCACAACACCACTCCTGACGGAAAGGTGCTTCAG ATTAATCCGGTCCCAGACACTCATCCTCTTTTAGTGTTTGTGAACCCTAAAAGTGGAGGGAAGCAGGGAGAAAG agTTCTGCGTAAATTTCAGTATTTGCTGAATCCACGGCAGGTGTATAACCTCTCCAATGGTGGACCAGGAGCAGG GCTGTGCTTCTTCAGAAATCTGAAGGATTACAGGATCTTGGTTTGCGGAGGCGACGGCACTGTGGGCTGGATACTTGATGCCATAG AAAAAGCCAATCTTCAAGTGCGGCCACCTGTGGCTGTGTTACCCCTGGGCACAGGAAATGACCTCGCACGTTGTCTTAGATGGGGAGGAG GTTATGATGGAACGGATCTGTGTCGGATCCTGAAGGAGATCGAGGGCAGCACCCCAGTGCTGATGGACCGCTGGAATGTAGAGGTGATCCTAGAGGACCCCGAGGAGATGGGAGACCCTGTGCCTTATGAGATCATCAACAACTACTTCTCCATCGGAGTG GATGCCTCTATTGCCCACCGGTTTCATACGCTGAGAGAGAAACACCCCCAGAAATTCAACAGCAG AATGAAGAACAAGTTGTGGTACTTTGAGTTTGCCACCTCTGAGACCATCTCTGCTTCATGCAAGAAACTGAATGAATGTCTTACAATTGAG TGCTGCGGCACCCCATTGGACCTGAGTGGCCTTTCTATGGAGGGGATCGCTGTCCTCAACATTCCCAGCATGCACGGTGGATCCAACCTGTGGGGAGAAGCCAAGAAGAGTGAATGCAAGTGCTTGATGAATCCTCAGGAAATGCCTGAGGTTATTGTCGACTATGAAGTCCTGAAAGTCAGCGGACAAG ACCTCAGTGACCGGCGTTTGGAAGTGGTTGGCCTAGAAGGGGCCATGGAGATGGGGCAGATATATACGGGATTTAAGAGTGCTATAAGACTAGCAAAAACCTCACAGATTACAATCAG